Proteins from one Syntrophorhabdaceae bacterium genomic window:
- the uvrB gene encoding excinuclease ABC subunit UvrB has product MSRFRLISDYEARGDQPEAIEKIAGNIRQGIAHQVLLGVTGSGKTFTMANVIERVNRPTLIISHNKTLAAQLYAEFKTLFPENEVHFFVSYYDYYQPEAYIPSSDTFIEKDSSINEEIDRMRLLATNALFEREDIIIVASVSCIYGLGSPETYYGMLLHVEEGQAFERQAILRKLIQCRYERNDMDFYRGKFRVRGTAIDIFPPYEEDRAFRILLDEDRVESISSIDPLTGRTLERLRRITIFPTTHYVMPRQTIERAIATIEEELVVHLDLLRSHNKLLEAQRLEMRTRYDLEMLGELGYCSGVENYSRHFTGRDPGEPPPTLMDYLPANALVMIDESHVSIPQLSAMYRGDRSRKTTLVEHGFRLPSALDNRPLTFEEFEARQKQVLYISATPAQYELTKSCGFVAEQIIRPTGLMDPEIILKPAKDQVETLIVEMTKAIEARERVLVTTLTKRFAEDLTDFLIDRGIKTKYLHSDIDTLERVAIVRNLRLGKFDVLVGVNLLREGLDLPEVSLVAILDADKEGFLRSQTSLIQTCGRAARNLNGRVIMFADTITQSMRRAIDETERRRVVQREYNERNGITPEGIRKSIVDVLSSIYEKDYYEMPVDELDVKGIKPKQLSKMVKRLKREIADASKKWDFEKAALLRDRLLSIEKMELTL; this is encoded by the coding sequence ATGAGCAGATTCAGACTTATCAGCGATTATGAGGCAAGAGGCGATCAACCGGAGGCCATCGAGAAGATAGCCGGCAATATCCGGCAGGGAATAGCCCACCAGGTACTTCTTGGGGTCACCGGCTCAGGCAAGACCTTTACCATGGCAAACGTTATTGAACGGGTCAACAGGCCGACCCTTATCATCTCCCACAACAAGACTTTGGCGGCACAGCTCTACGCCGAGTTCAAGACCCTTTTTCCCGAGAACGAGGTCCACTTCTTCGTCAGCTACTACGATTACTATCAGCCCGAGGCATACATACCTTCCTCGGACACCTTTATAGAGAAGGACTCCTCCATCAATGAGGAGATCGACAGGATGCGGCTTCTGGCGACGAATGCCCTTTTCGAACGGGAGGACATTATCATCGTCGCCAGCGTCTCCTGCATCTATGGTCTCGGTTCGCCCGAGACGTACTACGGAATGCTCCTCCATGTCGAAGAGGGCCAGGCGTTCGAGCGACAGGCGATCTTAAGGAAACTCATCCAATGCCGGTACGAGCGCAACGACATGGATTTCTACCGGGGCAAGTTCCGGGTTCGCGGCACCGCCATTGACATTTTCCCTCCCTACGAAGAAGACAGGGCCTTCAGGATACTCCTCGATGAGGATCGGGTTGAGTCCATATCAAGCATCGATCCCCTAACGGGAAGGACTCTCGAGAGGCTCAGGCGCATAACCATCTTCCCCACCACCCATTACGTCATGCCGCGCCAGACCATAGAGCGGGCCATCGCCACCATCGAGGAGGAACTCGTTGTCCATCTTGATCTCTTGCGGTCCCACAATAAGCTCCTCGAGGCGCAAAGGCTCGAGATGAGGACCAGGTACGACCTGGAGATGCTTGGGGAGTTGGGTTACTGTTCGGGAGTCGAGAATTACTCCCGTCATTTTACGGGCAGGGACCCCGGTGAACCGCCGCCGACCCTCATGGATTACCTTCCCGCCAACGCCCTCGTCATGATAGACGAGAGCCATGTATCCATCCCCCAGCTCTCCGCCATGTACCGCGGAGACCGGTCGCGCAAGACAACCCTCGTGGAACACGGCTTCCGGCTGCCCTCGGCACTCGATAACCGGCCTCTCACTTTTGAGGAGTTCGAAGCCAGACAGAAGCAGGTCCTCTACATCTCGGCCACCCCGGCCCAATATGAACTGACCAAATCCTGCGGATTCGTTGCAGAGCAGATCATCCGTCCCACGGGGCTCATGGATCCGGAGATCATTCTCAAACCGGCGAAGGACCAGGTGGAGACCCTCATAGTCGAGATGACGAAAGCCATAGAGGCACGGGAACGGGTCCTGGTTACAACCCTTACCAAGCGTTTTGCCGAGGACCTTACCGACTTTCTCATCGACAGGGGCATCAAGACAAAATACCTCCATTCCGATATCGACACACTCGAAAGGGTCGCCATCGTGAGAAATCTGAGGCTGGGCAAATTCGACGTTCTCGTCGGCGTGAACCTCCTGCGGGAAGGTCTCGATCTCCCCGAGGTCTCCCTTGTCGCCATCCTCGATGCCGACAAGGAAGGTTTCCTGCGTTCCCAGACATCTCTCATTCAAACCTGCGGCCGCGCCGCCCGAAACCTCAACGGCAGGGTCATCATGTTCGCGGACACTATCACGCAGTCCATGCGCAGGGCAATCGACGAAACCGAGCGCAGGCGGGTCGTTCAGCGCGAATATAACGAACGCAACGGCATCACTCCGGAGGGTATCCGCAAGTCCATCGTCGATGTCCTTTCGTCCATCTATGAGAAAGATTACTACGAGATGCCCGTCGACGAACTGGATGTAAAAGGGATAAAACCGAAACAGCTCTCGAAAATGGTCAAGAGGCTGAAGAGAGAGATCGCCGACGCGTCAAAGAAATGGGATTTCGAGAAGGCTGCCCTGCTTCGCGACAGGCTCCTTTCCATTGAAAAGATGGAGCTCACCCTGTGA
- a CDS encoding endonuclease/exonuclease/phosphatase family protein, whose translation MTYNVHSCIGNDGKDMPMRIAKIIAALHPDIVALQELDVGLSRTGCVDQAHMIAGELDMYVHFHPSLFIQEGRYGNAILSRYPIRPVKAGGLPSRRKEPRRGALWVEIDLRGRAIQVINTHLGITPVRRRTQSATLLGPDWLGSARCRPPVVLCGDMNATPGSYVHHSFSQKLADAQLLVQGDRRPRKTWPSITPFLRLDHVFLSRDILVRSCRVPRSMNAKMASDHLPLLVEAQLPGEDSDRTAYFHSSRRIPKQL comes from the coding sequence ATGACCTACAATGTGCATAGCTGCATCGGCAACGACGGGAAGGACATGCCTATGAGGATCGCGAAGATCATCGCGGCTCTCCATCCCGACATCGTGGCCCTGCAGGAGCTTGATGTCGGTCTCAGTCGAACGGGTTGTGTCGACCAGGCACATATGATAGCAGGCGAACTGGATATGTACGTCCACTTCCATCCCAGCCTCTTCATCCAGGAAGGGCGGTACGGCAACGCGATCCTGAGCCGCTATCCCATCCGGCCGGTGAAAGCGGGCGGCCTTCCCTCGCGCCGCAAAGAACCTCGCCGCGGCGCCCTCTGGGTGGAGATCGACCTCAGGGGTCGTGCTATCCAGGTCATCAACACCCATCTTGGGATCACACCCGTCAGGCGCCGTACGCAATCGGCGACCCTTCTCGGCCCCGATTGGCTCGGCAGCGCCCGCTGCCGTCCCCCCGTGGTGCTTTGCGGCGACATGAACGCGACGCCGGGCTCCTACGTTCATCACAGTTTTTCACAGAAACTGGCTGATGCCCAGCTTTTGGTCCAGGGAGATCGCCGCCCCAGGAAGACATGGCCGAGCATCACACCTTTCCTTCGCCTCGACCATGTCTTCCTTTCACGAGACATCCTTGTCAGGAGCTGCAGGGTCCCCCGCTCCATGAATGCGAAGATGGCCTCTGACCATCTTCCCCTCCTCGTGGAAGCGCAATTACCTGGCGAAGATTCTGACAGAACAGCCTATTTCCACTCATCGCGAAGGATACCGAAACAGTTATAG
- a CDS encoding GIY-YIG nuclease family protein, protein MIPEIRIEGLPASPGVYLFKDGGDEIIYIGKAKNIRDRVKSYFRSDIKDIKTQILVEAVHLIDFILTANEKEAFLLENNLIKQHTPKYNIVLKDDKSYVSLKLTIQDDYPALFATRKIVDDGSLYFGPYPHGRDVRDILRLMEGLYPIRKCKITIFRKRKRPCMLHELGKCPGPCVMPVDAADYARTIDEVRDFLSGKDEKVLKDIQGRIAKKAAAWDFEGAHVLKERYQAIKAMTEKQHVHEHFGKNRDAWAFSEG, encoded by the coding sequence GTGATCCCCGAGATAAGGATCGAGGGCTTGCCCGCATCACCGGGAGTCTATCTCTTCAAAGACGGCGGCGATGAGATCATTTACATAGGCAAGGCCAAGAACATACGTGACCGCGTGAAGAGCTATTTTCGCAGCGACATAAAAGACATCAAGACGCAGATACTGGTGGAAGCGGTCCACCTCATAGATTTTATCCTTACGGCAAATGAAAAGGAAGCCTTTCTCCTGGAGAACAATCTCATCAAGCAGCATACCCCGAAGTACAACATTGTCCTCAAGGACGACAAATCCTATGTATCGCTAAAGCTCACCATTCAGGATGACTACCCTGCCCTCTTCGCGACACGCAAGATCGTCGATGACGGCTCCCTCTACTTCGGGCCCTATCCTCACGGCCGTGACGTTCGGGACATTCTGAGGCTCATGGAGGGTCTCTATCCCATCAGAAAATGCAAGATAACGATCTTCCGGAAGAGGAAAAGGCCCTGTATGCTCCATGAACTCGGCAAATGTCCGGGGCCGTGCGTCATGCCCGTCGACGCCGCCGACTATGCCAGGACCATCGATGAAGTGCGGGATTTCCTTTCCGGGAAGGACGAGAAGGTCCTCAAGGATATTCAGGGCCGCATAGCAAAGAAAGCTGCCGCCTGGGATTTTGAAGGGGCGCATGTTCTCAAGGAGCGCTATCAGGCCATCAAGGCCATGACGGAAAAACAGCACGTCCATGAGCACTTCGGGAAGAACCGCGACGCCTGGGCCTTTTCCGAGGGTG
- a CDS encoding AtpZ/AtpI family protein — protein MALQDSKKDIYRTLLNYSALGLEMGSCVIIGLVAGFYADKYLGTYPYLTFAFMIFGMIAAFRAVYRAYKRLKKEDDEGDYRNPG, from the coding sequence ATGGCTCTTCAAGACAGCAAGAAAGACATCTATAGGACACTACTCAACTATAGTGCACTGGGTCTTGAAATGGGCTCCTGCGTTATCATTGGTCTTGTGGCCGGCTTTTACGCCGACAAATATTTAGGCACGTATCCCTATCTTACGTTTGCTTTTATGATTTTTGGAATGATTGCCGCCTTTCGGGCGGTTTATCGGGCATACAAGAGGTTAAAGAAGGAAGATGATGAGGGAGATTACCGTAACCCAGGTTGA
- a CDS encoding ATP synthase F0 subunit C, producing MKKVVSILMLSGLILVLSCGFVLAAEEAVKAPLDSNVKAMLAIGAGAAIGIAALGGALGQGKAAAAALEGIARNPGASGKIFAPMIIGLALIESLVIYALVIAFIFVGKL from the coding sequence ATGAAAAAGGTTGTGTCAATTTTGATGCTCAGCGGTTTGATCCTCGTTCTGTCCTGTGGCTTTGTGCTTGCGGCTGAAGAAGCTGTAAAAGCTCCCCTTGATTCAAATGTGAAGGCCATGTTGGCTATCGGCGCCGGCGCAGCGATCGGCATCGCGGCTCTTGGCGGCGCACTCGGACAGGGCAAAGCTGCAGCAGCAGCCCTTGAAGGCATTGCCAGGAACCCGGGCGCATCGGGAAAGATCTTTGCCCCGATGATCATCGGTCTTGCCCTCATCGAATCACTGGTCATCTACGCTCTGGTTATCGCGTTTATTTTTGTAGGCAAACTTTAA
- the atpB gene encoding F0F1 ATP synthase subunit A: MGHEAFTWVSFIPFLKTMPPHVSNAIVVSIFLLLIVFLGYRQVKKLEDQIIPDEKLTFRNLVEIIVEALTGFVKENMGERGPQFMLIIGTLALFILFNNLSGLIPGFLPATDNVNTTFACSLTVFVLTHFYGLREHGIKYLRQFVFISDMMPWYANVILSILMCPIELISHIARPMSLGIRLFGNITGDHLVTAIFFALVPLLIPVIFMFLGLFVAFVQTFVFTLLSMVYFAGAVSHEH; this comes from the coding sequence ATGGGGCATGAAGCTTTTACCTGGGTGTCGTTCATACCTTTTCTCAAAACAATGCCGCCGCACGTATCCAATGCGATCGTCGTTTCGATCTTCCTTCTTCTCATCGTTTTTCTCGGCTACAGGCAGGTGAAAAAGCTGGAAGATCAGATCATTCCCGATGAGAAGCTAACCTTCAGGAACCTCGTCGAGATCATCGTCGAAGCCCTCACCGGTTTCGTCAAGGAAAACATGGGTGAGCGGGGGCCGCAATTCATGCTCATCATCGGCACGTTGGCCCTTTTTATTCTCTTCAACAACCTTTCCGGCCTCATCCCCGGATTTCTGCCCGCGACGGACAATGTGAACACGACTTTCGCCTGTTCTTTGACAGTCTTTGTCCTCACCCACTTTTACGGGTTGCGCGAGCATGGGATCAAATACCTGAGGCAGTTCGTCTTCATAAGCGACATGATGCCCTGGTACGCCAACGTTATTCTGAGCATTCTCATGTGCCCCATCGAACTCATCAGTCACATTGCAAGGCCCATGTCTCTGGGTATAAGGCTTTTCGGCAACATAACCGGTGACCACCTCGTTACCGCCATCTTCTTCGCCCTTGTCCCTCTCCTTATCCCGGTGATCTTCATGTTCCTCGGTCTCTTTGTTGCCTTTGTCCAAACGTTTGTCTTCACACTGTTGTCCATGGTTTATTTTGCAGGTGCGGTTTCCCATGAACATTAA